A stretch of Desulfurivibrio alkaliphilus AHT 2 DNA encodes these proteins:
- a CDS encoding ABC transporter ATP-binding protein encodes MPNATTNTPAIDCRDLRFRWHRGGPLVLDLPALRVDRGEKVFIAGPSGSGKTTLLSLLTGVGVAETGRVKVLGQDLAALSGSRRDHFRADHLGYIFQLFNLLPYLSLLENVLLPCRFSRRRRENAGGRPSALRAEALRLLAHLDLADPRLLRQPVAQLSVGQQQRVAAARALIGGPELVIADEPTSSLDMDRRESFVKLLFAECARQGATLVMVSHDHSLEHLFDRSIQLAAINRAQPDVAGEAAWQP; translated from the coding sequence ATGCCCAACGCCACCACCAATACGCCAGCCATCGACTGCCGTGATCTGCGCTTCCGCTGGCACCGCGGCGGCCCTTTGGTTCTCGACCTGCCCGCCTTACGGGTTGACCGGGGGGAAAAGGTCTTTATCGCCGGCCCCAGCGGCAGCGGCAAAACCACCCTGCTGAGCCTGCTCACCGGGGTCGGGGTGGCCGAAACCGGCCGGGTGAAGGTGCTGGGCCAGGATCTGGCCGCTTTAAGCGGCAGCCGACGGGACCATTTTCGGGCCGACCACCTGGGCTACATCTTCCAGCTTTTCAACTTGCTGCCTTACCTCTCCCTGCTGGAAAACGTCCTCCTGCCCTGCCGTTTTTCCCGCCGCCGGCGGGAAAATGCCGGCGGCCGGCCATCAGCCCTGCGCGCCGAGGCCCTGCGGCTGCTTGCGCACCTGGACCTGGCCGACCCCCGGTTGCTGCGCCAGCCGGTAGCCCAACTCAGCGTCGGCCAGCAACAGAGGGTGGCGGCGGCCCGGGCCTTAATCGGCGGCCCGGAACTGGTAATCGCCGACGAGCCGACCTCGTCGCTGGACATGGACCGACGGGAATCATTTGTCAAACTGCTGTTTGCCGAATGCGCCCGGCAGGGGGCGACCCTGGTGATGGTCAGCCATGATCACAGCCTGGAGCATCTTTTTGACCGCAGCATCCAACTGGCGGCAATCAACCGGGCCCAAC